The window CAGTAACTCGCCTCGATCGATCTGgagctgatcgaaagccttcttgaagattatattcactgagctccctgtgtcaacaaaaactCGATGAATGGTATAATTTACGATTACTGCTCGGATGatgagagcgtcgtcgtgggggacTTCTACTCCCTCAAGGTCACGAGGCCCAAAGTTGATTTCGGGCTCGTTCGCCTTCTCTCGGCTACAGCCTACGACGTGAATCTCCAGCCGCAAAGCGTATGACTTCCTGGCTCGGTTAGAGTCATCGCTGGTCGCCCCGTCGGTGATGATGTTTATTTCTCCTCGAgcggtattgcttctattttcttcctcccgagcagatGACCTATTTTGTTCGTGAGAGACTAGGGGATGGTCGATGTTGGACTGTTGATGATGGCGTTGTCGCTCGGGTGATCTTCTTGCATCCTCCCGTCGTCCGGCAGATTGATGCCTGTGCCGCCTTCCTTCTTGCCGCCTGGGCCTcctccacatttatatactcattagccttcttgagcatgtggtcgtagtcgcggtGTGGCTTCCTGATGAGGGACCGAAAGAAGTCTCCTTCGACGAGCCCCtaagtgaaggcattcatcatggtctcagatgagacTGAAGGGATATCTATAGCTACCTGGTTAAATCGCTGGATGTACGCCCGGAGAGCTTCTCTCGATCCTTGCTTCAAAGAAAATAAACTGATGCTCATTTTTTTGGTAGCGTCTACTGCTCACGAAGTGGTGCAGGAAGGTCGTTCAGAAATTCTTGAAGTTCAGTATTGATCCGTCCGGTAGCCTTTTGAACCAGCGCTGCGCCGAATCGGagagtgtggtgaggaagacccgacacttcacctcATCTGTGTATTGGTAAAGTGTAGCTGTATTGTcgaacttgcccaaatgatcgtCTGGATCGGTTGATCCGTTGTACTCTCTGATCGTCAGCAGAGCATAGTGCCTTGGCAACGGGTCTTGAAATATTGCTTCGGAGAActagcgattgatccgctcgggtgtgtgtgtgtgtagggggggggggggggggcgtcgCCTTGCGACGCTTTGCCTTTCTTGGCATCCCGAACGAGCGCTTTGTCCGAAGAAGATCCTCGCTTTTGATTCGTCTACACGAtttccgagggcgtctggaacagagcccgatggaaCAGTATCGGCGCGGGGGGCCCTTCTCCCTACGTGGCGGTCGGCCCTCTATTTTGTCCCCAGATGGAGAGTTGTTCCAGCCGATCCTCCTACGCCGCTCGACCTCCTGATGCTGACATGGCCTGTTGCGCCAGCCGATCAACTAGCGTCTTCTGCTGTTGTTGCTCGACTATTTTGACCGCTCGAGCTTGCACGAGCAtatcgagctcctcttgagtgagcgtcacggtgtgaagtcgtctagcttcttccattttctcggctcggatgcaggtgccttcccacagacgacgccaaatttgatcctgttcgagAGGCGAGGCGATTGACGCTAGGAGAACGTGGCGCTCTTGTTGACCGCGCGTGGACTCCGAATAGGGCAAACTTGCAACCACAACAACGTCAGTGTCGAACCAGGGAGGAGTTCCCAGcgatggtcctccgacgctcaagtcagtctccagcGATGTGGGAACAGGGAAAGTAGTGAATCGAAAGAAGCAGAGTAACAGTAGCTATAATAATCTTTTCATACCTCTGTTGAAGCTTGGtgctccttatatagggctatTGGGAGCGCATGTACACGCTTTTCGAGACGTATACGCTGCTcaaagttttccctgaaaagacatgtTAGGAAAGCGTCTCTAATACCATACCTcaatgacccgagcatatctctaacatgacagtggaagctttcgtcgtacgatcctctgtccggCTATGCCGTCAACCATGCCGTCTGTCGATGGCACGAGTTCCCACAAGGATATCggttgatcctccttttgtctgttagtggGGCAAGCGGGATGGTCGCTCGGCCAACCCTCAGTCGTCCGGGAGTCTGGCCCTTGGGCCGAGTAGGGTGGTCGCTCGACCAACATTCCACTGTCCGAGCTCTGCTATTATGTCGAAATATATCTGAGTGTGACTGCTCGGTTGCACTCCCGTTTTGTCGGTTCTGAGGTTTGACTTAAGTCCGAGCGAGCTGGCCGCTCGGCGTGTTCCTCGCCGGCACATGGTTTTCTGACCGTCGAAAGCTTGATATGCGACCGAGTTGTGATAACATCGGGTTGATATCGGCCTGACTATCCTTCCTCCCGGTCGGACAAATGGGTTGTCTGATCGGTCAACGATACAGGGGTGTTGTCCGCCTAGATTTTGACCTTCACCGTGGTAACGACCCTATGAGGGATGAACCTTTATCaccggatcatatatatatatatatatatatattgatcctgcCCTGAAGTTAAGTAGATGGCAACCGGGAAATAACGCTAAGGTGGCTCGCCCTTTGTCTTCGCTGGTGCTCCTCCGttcctgcaaccacaagtcgttagtgccaagctGGAAGCGGGtttccgacgacgaccctccgacgatcaagtcacACACCGGCAAGCGAGAAGAAGAACTAGCGAACAGTGAGAACACCGGCAAGCTCTTCTCCTTATATAGGGCTTCGACGAGTAGACTGCACGCTTCCCGGACGGATGCGTATTCCCAAACTTTCCCCAAAAGCTAACATTGAGAAAGGATCCCTGACCTCTTACCATAACGGGGCAAGCGTATCTCTGCCACGACGGCGGGATCTTCtttcgtacgatcctctgtcatTCCTCGTCGTCAGTCGGCGAAactgactcccaaaaggatattctATCCATACGCACCATTAACCAGCGACACTGACTCCCAGAAAGATGTTGGTATGTATCTCTCGTCTTATTCGTCGACTGTCGTCTGACCGGCTTCTCCTTCATCGGGTCGACCGATCTCTTCTTTggcctcatatatatatatatatatatatatatatatatatatatatatatatatatatatatatatatatatatatatatatatatatatatatatatatgtggattggaGGTCAAAAGCTAAAAAAAAGATGGAATCGTCACCCCAGCATTCAATATATATGTGGATTGGAGGTCAAAAGGATAGCTCCGATGGGGTGGTGAGAGGTGAGTGCCTAACGAGCGATGGTAGTACTAGCAGCGTAGGGATAATCTCATCATTCTTTCGTCTGGCGTttgttttttcttaatttttaattgatGTCATGTGCCAGGTTTACgctgattaatttttaaaatgactgatttgattttataaaaaaatttcaacgGTCATTCGAATAAGCTATGATGTATTAATTCAGTTTTTTTATGTCAATcggtttattaaaaaaaattaatagttgaagttgggattcaatttTTAGTTGTAGAAATTGAGAATGCGCCTGAGGGTGACTTTCGACACTCCTCTTTAGAACCTTCTCTCAATGAATAGAAGTCTGATAAATATATGGAATGCTGATCCCGTACTGTTCGACACATCTAGCGGAATCTCATGTTCATCTTTCTAAGCCTCTCTCCAAAAGTTGGAAAGAAGAATGAAAGAAAATGACGTTCgaaaaaaacaaatgaaaaacTCTGCAAAGGCAAAGAGAtgaaaaagaatataaaaaaataaaaataaaaataaaaattggaCGTCATCCTCATCTTGCCTGTCGTCGTTTTCTCTCACACCATTGTCACACGTAGAACTCTAACTTGATTTTACatgtcatccgagttggtatgtgatGGGATGTTTGTCACATAAGGTCGCGGGGTCGAAACTCAGGATAGTCGGAGGCATAAATCTtcggtccctgtgcaactcatCCCTACTGCCACATGCTCGCTCGGGATGCTGTGATTTACCTTTCTCGTGATGACCTTAGGTCGGATGCAGCGGGAGCACTGGGGGCGAACGAtttcgtcttttgccacatgtAGAACTCCAACTTCTATCTCTCTTCTACTTTATCACCGATAGCATCGTTATGGGAGGAGATCTTTTGGATCATTTTTTATGATATAGAGAATGTTCTTTTTGTATATATTAGTAAAGATGAATGATCTTCACTTGTAAAATAGGTAGGAATTATTTATCTCCATCAATACACGTAAAAGGAGAATCTTTTAGTGGTCCAGAAGATTCTGTCTTCGTTTGGTCGGCCAATTGCAATGTCTCCATCTCCTCTGACAGTGTTGTCACCCTCTCCAGCCGCTGCCTCTCGTTGCTCTCTCTGACAGCACTGTCGTATGGGCCACCCAAGCCCTTTCCTTCTTTGTGTGCGCCCTTCGTCTCCTTGATTCTGACAACCTCCTCCTCAACTCCAACCTCTGGCAATTGTTCAATAACCCCACCAACGCCCTTCTCTGGCCAAATCCTCTCTGTGGGTTCACCGCTCACAGTGACTCTTTCCAGCACAAACTTCATGGGGGAATTATGCCTTCGTGGCGATGTCATGATGACCTGGAAGCACGACCAGTGATACTTGAGCCTCTCCACCAATGCCCAAACGTTCAAGGAGTCCAACACCTAGGTTGCTTCCATGGCCATCAATGCAACTGGCCTCTACTTGTTCTCCTCCGGGGAGAGGCTGTCTTTGACATCTTCCTATCGAGATTGAACTTCCAGATCTTGAAATTGAACCACCCCGGCAGGTTCCAAGTCACCAGCTATGCCTCCCCCAATTTGTTAATGATCTTGGAAAACGAGTTCGACATGCCAAGTAGTAATTGCGACCTTCCCCGGTCTTGCCCATTCTTACCCATCTCGGTTCTCATCGTATACTCCCAACATTACAAAGGAAGCGGACAATACCCACGGCCGTTGATAGTGGTCGCGTGAGGTCACTTGCATCCATAGAGAACAGAATATAATCATCCTTTTACAAAATAAACAGAGGAAAGCGTTTGTAgtttttttactttcttcttctagtAAACAGAGCTGAACTCTTTATTCGTTAAATTACCGTTTCACATGTTAAGTTTACCTGGATGGAAGAGAAAAGAGGGGAGAAGCAAATTACACGAACCATTTGCTTAGTTAGATACACTCCCTCTCCCTTATGCTTATCCATGCAAGTAAACCAATAAAGACCCACTGACATCGAATCAACCAAACCCGATAGTGGATTCAATACTGACTTAAAAGCACCACTCGAGATCGTCCATTTTCGAGAGAAGACTATACAAGACCAAATTTAGAAAGCCATCATCGTAGATCATTAGGCTGTATAGTTCATTCCTCAAAACGGCGCCGTCAACGTTCTCTGCAGGGTTCGCTTCGTGGCGACGCAGAGTTGGTCCTCCACGGCCTTCTGCAGCTGCCACCGTACagtcaataaataaataaataaataaaaatagtgACGGCCGCCGACGGAATAATCATCACGGAGCCAACCACTCACCTTCTCGTTCTGCGCCCTCAGCGCCCGGTTCTCGCTCCGCAGCCGGCCCACCTCCTTCTCCAGCTCGTCCATGTACGCGCGCTTCCTCGCCCGCGACCGCGACGCCGACTCGCGGTTGTGCATCATCCGCTTCCGCTGCCGCTCGACGCCGCGCGTCTGCTGCTTCGGCTCGGGGGGCTCCTTGCTCGGCTTGCGGTGGCCTTCCCCGTCTCGGCCGACCTTCGGGCTCCCTCTGGTCAGGAAGTCTTGGAGGACCATGCCCCCGACAGAGGTCAGGGAAGAAGGGGCGGTTGCGGCGGTCACGGAGAGGGAAGAAGGAGTGGAAGGCTTGTCCTGATGAAGAGAGCTGAGGCTGATGCCCTCCCACACCTCCTCCATGCTGTTTCCGTTGTCCTTGTTGTGGGAGGCTACGTTGAAGGAGGGAGTGAGTGCAGAGTTTTaaaagggaagggaagggaagggaaggaaTATTGTCAAAATGGCTCTCATCCACATTATTCATCGTATTTGATGAATTTCAAAGTCATgttatgactcatttgactttATCAATTGACGCGAGTGAACCCAAGTGACTTTCAACTGCCGAGTGAACCGGTCGAACCGACAGATCCGATTTAGCTTTGGGATTTTGAGGCGTCGTCTGGGCAAAGAGAGAGTGGAGGACGAGGAAAGGGGATTCGAAGTCGGAGATAGACAACTTTTGTGCTTGTCTAAAGATGGTTGTGTGCTCGATGGTGGGGAGGCAGGAAGAAAGGCAATTCGTTAGGCTTTTAGGCTTTAAGAAAAGAAAGCATGCTCGGTGCTTTCGTCCTCTCATAATTTGAGATTCTTGAAATTCCCTTtcacaaaaataaaaaagaataaaagaatattttaaaataattataggaTAAAAATATCTCGTATCAACAAAACTCTCTTGGTGTACACGACTCCGAATATATTccattcaaagtaaaaaaaaatgggaaaaagACAAGAttgttttataattaattttttaaataaataaaaaattattcaagAGATGGAGGAAAGATAACGACACTGAGTGAGTCTTCCACCTCAGAGTCACATTGAAGTGCAACGATAGATCAAAAACCACAATGCCCATTGAAAGTCAACTTTTAATCGAGTTTGTGACTTGACCCTTCATTTCAGAATTACATGTACAATAATCGAATGGCCTATCCGGTGCCTGTGGAATATTGATGGATTAGTATTTAGATAGCTACCGAGGAAGCTCTCGCTCTCGTAAAATCGTCTAGTCCATTCATGAACTCATGATGCCCCTCCTCTGTTCTCTAACCCTTTCGAGTTGAATCGGAACGACTCTTGAaatttaatttagtaaattatcTAAATCACGAAATGGGGCATgcattttgatttattttgacgGTTGATAGACATCTTTCATGAAGCCACGCCGATCATCTCAGGTTCGATATTATTTTATTCATAATATCTAAATCTAGCGATCAAGGAAAAATTCTCTCACCTCCTAACTATTTGACGGTCAGCTATAAGTTGACTCCGTGATTTATCTTTCTTCATATATTTTAAAAACGGATATGTGAGGGGCACATGAGATGAACATAAATTCCCTTTTATACAATGAAATATCTAAATCACATGCCCACAAGGGTGCCCAGTTGGAATATCTAAATCatataagtaatttttaaaattactaaatcaTGTACTCAATACTCATTTTATCCCTTTTTTTCCCAATCAGTTGACATATTTATCTAGGGAAGGTATATCAAATATCGTATATCGTATCGAAATATTCGGTATATAAAAATTATACTTATATCATACCGAAATTTTGATATATCAAAACTTCAGTATATCGAATTTTTGATATGGTTAAATTCCATATCGTTTAGAGTAAAATTTTGGCATCGGTATTGTAtatagaaaaatttcaaaaaaatgttATACTATATCAAAAATTTTGGTACAATGTAATACCATATCGAAATTTTTGATATACTGTTAAATTAGTATGATTTGGTATATTTCAATACAGTAAGTATTGTGATTCGGATATATCAAAGGggccaagagaaattattgagGTGGTAAGGGGCATTTTGGTCTTTTCATGTTTTGAGCGTTTTGGTATTTTATGAGGCACTGTTCATCAGGGGGGGCTTTTGTCTGGAGGATTTCGTCACCGCCTCAAGGGGAAGAGGGGGACCAGCAAATGAGGCCAATGATGCCGACGCCATCCTCGTCGCGGAGGACTCCCCTCTCGCTGATCTCCTCTATGTGGTCTCCACCTcatatgtaacgacccaccttctactgctaggctgcaaggcggaccgctacagtttctttgctaactgcagctaaattactaatgcggaaaaactgggctgaataaaaattttactaaactattgtagttgcctctgttaactctgtgagagtgagatttcatgtccCACTACCTTCTGGATATTCATAGCTATGGGGAGGCAAaatggagctttggatcggtccgtggaacgatccatcgACCCCCACGCTTCAGTGGccggatcggtccggggaccgatccagggaacggatcggtcggcgaccgatccaGAACCTCGCAACTCGGGTTCGCATCGTCGgtgatggatcggtcggcatcgatccagatggatcggtcgaccaaccGTGCACCGAATACCCGAGATCGCTATCAGATCGCTACCGATCggccggccgatcgatccgtgaggATACAAGATAACATCagatctcactggatcggtcggccgaccgatccagacagctgCACTCGATCGCTCGAGACCGATCGAGTCCGATTTCACCCGAAGTTCGATTTCAAGACTTCATGTACAAAACCTCACGTAGTTCTAAATCAATCAAGCTACTTCTAACATGCATTAACAAGCATTCCCATAATGactactaacaatctaactcattctttcatagtttagtacgttccaaaactataggtgcataaagatgaaagtattaaaccataaactgtaaagtgctaaggtaaacatgctaaagagtctaatgttcatcctgctaagtcccctaaggacctttgattccagttccacacacacacaccatcttcgcattgtcctccagcctccgctgctagtccattttccttttacctgtatctgcagtataaggaaaatattatctgtaagctaaaaagcttagtaagaaaccatctacctcactaaatcatgcatacgatgcaaatatgcttttaaaacatgcttttggaagacatactgaatatgcaagcatggcatggcatagtgtcatacaagcatggcataacataagctgaacatagagctaacatggaaaattacactgaagcataatgctgagctaagctaaactaaactgaagctgcaatcaaactcaactggtataactgatttttgagttttgaaaactaatacatagtaagtgaaaatactaaacatgctgctgtagggccctggcaactgtacttgctatgcgcgcatccctaactagacccgggtttgcaagtcccgaatttagtagggttaactaggttatctaaacctagggaccgactatgggagcccagcccaatggatatctaatccagtacagtgccaactgaaagtaaaatactgaagtagctaatactgttttgctgaaactaggttatctgaacctagaactaggttatctgaacctagaggcgactatgggagcccacccattggatatctaatccatataagctgtaataaactgagtatactgaatagatacttctaatgtatctaactgagctgttaaagatgcctagggtgcatttttactaaactagctattttatcgaacacctagcgtgccctaactctcctctctattagggagaccacctctaggcacccgacaacatctaacctcctatctgaagagggaagacatgcctggcccatctaaaggtgttcaactaagaccctaatctgaaaagagagttaaacacaccctagatatcgataaaaaaatgcatacatcctaactaaagcataaaaactcaaacggaagctattataccgcaggtgaggggtttcttacctcctaatcgtaatttcttacgattctattcgctaaaactccggtggagatggtcctctcgacgatccgctcacgtctttgcgttcctctcgcggagaagaacccttctcgtgttggagtcgtcgtcggaaagtgatccgagagcccttggggcttgggcgccgagagaggaggagggagaggtgtgggcggcggtgccggtttttttgggagagggataggtcacggtgagggtTTATGAGGAGATGGCTGCAGAACCAAATtaacccaaacccaacttaagtttcctatttatacttagtgataagttccgcccaaatcccacttaactaggattgttcccctttcctttcagcacagccctgctgggtccactggttactagccttgtccactaaaccataggtctcgggttcaatccccgcctaggccgttttacgcttatatttatttgtgctacttccgctactcggaaaattccggaaaaatatctagaaattccagaaaaatcgtagaataattctaatgcaagtttgagaattttcgggctttacaactgCTGCTTTCatctgatgtagctcccccttcatcgatgctcttgattgttggatcgagaagagcgagaggggggtgaatagtgctcgtggctttaactatttttgaattcgtaaatcgtacgagtTAAAGTAGCGGATCAAAGTAATGAGGACTCATCATCACACAAAGACACGAGGAATTACTTGGTGGAGCCTGTGGCTACTTCTacgatagagacatgaaatacattgtggacaaatgacatctcccgaggtagctctagctcatatgctaccttgcccactcttcgctgataaggtatggtcccacatatccgggacttagcttgcccttcttcccaaaacgcattactccctcatgggagctactccgaggaacactgaatccctaactgaaaattctaagggtctgcgccgtgtatcagcatagctcttctgacggctctgagctgtctctatcctctggcggatctgctgtatagctgctgtggtatctgctactagatctgtctgaagctctagttccttctgttcaccactctcataccagcagattggagatctacacctccgcccatagagagcctcgtaaggtgccatgccgatagtggcctgatagctgttgttgtatgcaaactctgctaaactcagatatttgcaccaacttcccttaaagtctagggcacaagctcggagcatatcttcgagtacctgatttactcgctccgtctgtccatctgtctgaggatggaatgctgtgctgaactttagcttTGTACCCAATGCCGATTGTACACCCCGTAGTGATGTGAATCATTGCCTCTctcaaatgatggttcgtgggactccatgtagtctgacgatctcctggagatacaactgagctagcttctccatggagtaggatatcttgatggctaaaaagtgggctgatttggtcaacctgtcgactattacccagatggcatcgaacccattcgtggttctgggcagtcccactataaaatccatagagatatcctcccacttccattctggaatctgtataggctgcaagactcctcctggtcgctgatgttccgccttgaccctctgacaggtgaggcagacgctaacatatctggcgatgtctcgcttcatcccaggccaccaaaaacgtttcttcaggtcttgatacattttggtggagcctggatgcatcgcatagggagtcctgtgagcctcatctaaaatctgtctccgtagctcctcctgatctggaacacagagtctatcaccaaaatacaacaccccgctatcggacactctgaattctctactttctgattctgttagcccttgcttgattttctgaatttcagggtcctggtcctgagctgactgaatatcaccaagcaaggtagactctaaggtcatagtagagagctgtccgacgatgagttcgagaccaaaatccgtgatctccttctgtaggggtggtgacatggctgtaagagataacaaggtagcactggattttctgctgagtgcgtctaCTACCttgttggctttccctgggtggtagaggatgtctatgtcgtaatctttgaccagctctagccacctgcgctgtcgcatattcagatccttctgagtgaagaagtacttcagactctgatgatctgtatacactgagctccatataagtaatgtctccaaatcttgagagcgaacactattgctgcaagctcaaggtcatgagtagggtagttcttctcataatccttgagttgtctggaggcataggcgatcaccttgccgtttgcaTCAAgtatcgctcctagtcccaacttagaggcatcaccaGATGTCAAAGTCACTGGTGTCGTCGGTAGAGCCAAACGGGAGCACCTGGTCAACCTCCTTTTAGCTCAGTCGCTCACatcctccgtc is drawn from Zingiber officinale cultivar Zhangliang chromosome 1B, Zo_v1.1, whole genome shotgun sequence and contains these coding sequences:
- the LOC121987396 gene encoding bZIP transcription factor 27-like isoform X1, with the protein product MEEVWEGISLSSLHQDKPSTPSSLSVTAATAPSSLTSVGGMVLQDFLTRGSPKVGRDGEGHRKPSKEPPEPKQQTRGVERQRKRMMHNRESASRSRARKRAYMDELEKEVGRLRSENRALRAQNEKLQKAVEDQLCVATKRTLQRTLTAPF
- the LOC121987396 gene encoding bZIP transcription factor 27-like isoform X2, which gives rise to MEEVWEGISLSSLHQDKPSTPSSLSVTAATAPSSLTSVGGMVLQDFLTRGSPKVGRDGEGHRKPSKEPPEPKQQTRGVERQRKRMMHNRESASRSRARKRAYMDELEKEVGRLRSENRALRAQNEKKAVEDQLCVATKRTLQRTLTAPF